Proteins co-encoded in one Streptomyces sp. NBC_00557 genomic window:
- a CDS encoding aminotransferase class V-fold PLP-dependent enzyme, producing the protein MNATSHGDRRVHLNTAGVGRMSAAVRAVLTEWTRHEDRYGPYELEERLEDVLHREIHERLAVLLGAPPGDTVLCTGAADAFAALVSRLPLGHRDRVWTTPYESAANLTALFALRDRTRCRLDVVPLRGDGDLDLEWMAQHIGDDVALVCVPYVPSGCGIINPVEEVGRILAPYRGLYAVDASYAVGQLPVDVTRIGCQLLTGDGWRFLRGPQSVGFAYAAPQLRQALAPYGVVPLLPPDGARVAALNTALAEHAAAAPYQDLGPALRAAVEQAPGTELIAPGRAQSAMLAFRHAEVPAALLRRRLAERGVVVWKTVGQQTPLFLPARGVTTALRASVHGDNSVQDVDRFAVALREVVERERSHGPARPRPPRPLAAVPDRPGRDTFPARTGAPRPRRAARHLTLVPVS; encoded by the coding sequence GTGAACGCGACGTCTCACGGTGACCGAAGGGTCCACCTGAACACGGCCGGTGTGGGCCGCATGTCCGCCGCCGTACGCGCGGTCCTCACCGAATGGACGCGCCACGAGGACCGGTACGGGCCGTACGAGCTGGAGGAGCGCCTGGAAGACGTCCTCCACCGGGAGATCCACGAGCGACTGGCCGTGCTGCTGGGCGCACCGCCCGGCGACACCGTCCTGTGCACCGGCGCCGCCGACGCCTTCGCCGCGCTTGTGTCGCGGCTGCCGCTCGGCCACCGCGACCGCGTCTGGACGACTCCCTACGAGTCGGCCGCCAACCTCACCGCCCTCTTCGCCCTGCGCGACCGCACCCGCTGCCGGCTGGACGTCGTACCGCTGCGCGGCGACGGCGACCTGGACCTGGAGTGGATGGCACAGCACATCGGCGACGACGTCGCCCTGGTGTGCGTTCCGTACGTGCCCTCGGGCTGCGGCATCATCAACCCCGTCGAGGAGGTGGGGCGGATCCTCGCCCCGTACCGGGGCCTGTACGCCGTCGACGCCTCGTACGCCGTCGGCCAGCTCCCCGTGGACGTCACCCGCATCGGCTGCCAGCTGCTCACCGGGGACGGCTGGAGGTTCCTGCGGGGCCCGCAGTCCGTCGGATTCGCCTATGCGGCACCACAGCTGCGGCAGGCCCTGGCGCCGTACGGCGTCGTACCCCTGCTTCCCCCGGACGGCGCGCGCGTCGCCGCGCTGAACACGGCCCTGGCCGAGCACGCCGCGGCGGCCCCGTACCAGGACCTCGGCCCCGCCCTGCGCGCCGCCGTGGAGCAGGCACCCGGCACCGAACTGATCGCCCCCGGGCGGGCCCAGTCCGCCATGCTCGCCTTCCGGCACGCCGAAGTGCCCGCCGCACTCCTGCGCCGGCGCCTCGCCGAGCGCGGCGTCGTGGTCTGGAAGACCGTGGGACAGCAGACGCCGCTGTTCCTGCCCGCACGCGGGGTCACCACGGCCCTGCGCGCCTCGGTGCACGGCGACAACAGCGTGCAGGACGTGGACCGGTTCGCCGTGGCCCTGCGGGAGGTCGTCGAGCGGGAGCGGAGCCATGGGCCGGCCCGTCCTCGTCCGCCGCGTCCGCTGGCGGCCGTACCGGACCGGCCGGGCCGGGACACCTTCCCGGCGCGCACCGGGGCACCCCGCCCGCGTCGCGCCGCCCGGCACCTGACGCTGGTCCCGGTGTCCTGA
- a CDS encoding thioesterase II family protein, whose translation MTTETTVETGAWIRRFHPAPKAGHRLVCFPHAGGSASFYFPVSRTLSPHVDVLAIQYPGRQDRRHEPCVDSIAGLADALVDEIRPWCDRPVTFFGHSMGASLAFEVASRLEERGTVLHGLFASGRRAPSTTRDERVHLKDDDGLIADITRLSGTDTQVLGDPEILRMILPAVRADYRAAETYRWTEGPRLSCPVLALTGDDDPQVTLDEARAWGHHTSGPFDLRVFPGGHFYLNNQAAEVIAALRDHMR comes from the coding sequence GTGACCACGGAGACGACTGTCGAGACCGGCGCGTGGATACGGCGCTTCCATCCCGCCCCGAAGGCCGGGCACCGCCTGGTGTGCTTCCCGCACGCGGGCGGCTCGGCCTCCTTCTACTTCCCGGTCTCCCGCACCCTCTCGCCGCACGTCGACGTGCTGGCGATCCAGTACCCGGGCCGGCAGGACCGGCGCCACGAACCGTGCGTCGACAGCATTGCCGGGCTCGCCGACGCGCTGGTGGACGAGATCCGCCCGTGGTGCGACCGGCCCGTGACGTTCTTCGGGCACAGCATGGGAGCGTCGCTGGCGTTCGAGGTGGCCTCCCGTCTGGAGGAGCGCGGCACCGTGCTGCACGGGCTGTTCGCCTCGGGCCGGCGCGCGCCGTCCACCACACGGGACGAGCGGGTGCACCTGAAGGACGACGACGGGCTGATCGCGGACATCACCCGGCTCAGCGGCACCGACACCCAGGTCCTCGGCGACCCCGAGATCCTGCGCATGATCCTGCCGGCCGTGCGCGCCGACTACCGGGCCGCGGAGACCTACCGCTGGACGGAGGGGCCGAGGCTGTCCTGCCCGGTCCTCGCCCTCACCGGGGACGACGACCCGCAGGTCACCCTCGACGAGGCGCGCGCGTGGGGCCACCACACCTCGGGCCCCTTCGACCTCCGGGTGTTCCCCGGCGGCCACTTCTACCTCAACAACCAGGCCGCCGAGGTGATCGCCGCCCTGCGGGACCACATGAGGTGA